AGCAAATACTATAGACAAGACAGACGCCGATCTTATTCAATTTGATATTCAATCTAATGTTGATTGGGGAAATTGGTTTACTCCACTATCAAAAAAACTAATCAAAGATCCCCAACAAATCAAAGATCTTTATTTTAATAATATTTCTTGCCCTACATTGTGGAGTAGAATTATTAAAAGAAATCTTTGTCTTAAAAGTATAGAATCTATTTCTCCAGATCTTCATATTAATATGGCGGAAGATTTTCTTCAATGTTCTCTTATCATGAATCTTGCTACTTCTTATATTGGTATTGATCATAAACTTTATTATTATCGTATAAATGATAGCTCTCTCGCTAATTCAGAATTTACAGCATTGAAGATTCAAGACAGTATAAATAACAAACATCAAGTATTAAATATTTTAGATAAAAAAATCGGACTTAAATACACTCAAAAAATTAAATATACTCTCGGTGGGCATGTTTTATCTACTATGAATACACTTATACATAAACCAACAGTCGAAACAGATATTTCCTATTTATTGTTGTTATTTATAGAAGTTTTTGGGGAAGAAATATATCTAATACATCTATTTAACTATGATATAAAAACTATTGGTTTGTTTTGGAAATATTTTCAAAGTACTCATTCCTCCCCTATTCCTATGAATAAAACTATAGGATTGTTCGATAACAATTTATATATAGGTGGTGGTCAAAAAGTCAGTTCTCTGTTAATAGCAGAATTTACTAAAAGAGGATATTCTATAGTTTTATTTACAGAAGAAAAACCTCACCCTAATGATTTTGATACTTCAACTATAAAAAAACGTATTGTATTAAATGGATCTCTTTTAGAGAAGATATCTCTTTTAAAGAGTAGTATTCAAAAATACAATCTAGACTTATTTATTACACAAGAATACATACACAAAGATCATTTAGAAATAATAGCTATTATAAAAACTTTAAATAAAAAAATTATTTATTGTATTCATAGTAATTTGTTGTTGACAGATTATTATAAAAATGAAATCTTCCTTATGAATATATATCAATTTTTAATATACGATGCTTTCATATGTCTATATCCTCAAAGTTTGTTATATTGGCGAAACTTAGGTTTTTCTAATGCTTATTACTTACCAAATCCTTTAGATATAGAATCCTATAAAAATATACCATCAACTCTTTCTCAAAACACAATTCTTTGGGTAGGTCGACTAGACATAAATAAAAATCCACTGGCTACACTTCATGCATTTCATAAAGCTTTACCTAATTTTCATGATTCTACCACAAAACTACTAATATTAGGAGATGGAGATCTGTATACTCTTTTACAGCAATATATAAAAGAACATGATTTACAAAAAAATGTTTTTTTATTGAGAAATCAAAATTCTCATTTATATTATTCAAATACATCTTTACATATTTCAACATCAAAAACAGAAGCTTTTCCTATGGTTATAGCTGAAGCAAAAAGTTATGGAATTCCTACTTTAATGTTTGAATTACCTTATATAGCTTTTCACAATACAAAAGGACTAATTTCTATTCCTCAAAATGATATAGTTGGTTTAGCAAAAAAAATGTGTGAATTATTAAATAATCCAACTTATTTAAAAGAATTAGGTAAACAGGCTTTAGAATCTTTAGAAGAATTTAATACAGACACAACTATGGATAAATGGGAATTGTTAATACAAGCAGTCTATAAAAATCAAACAAAAATCCCAGAATTAGAAATTATTATAAAAGAATCTGATACTGTAGAATTATTCAATATTATAAATAATATATTGTTTTTACAGGAAAAGAATAACACATTAACAATATCTGAACAGCAATTACTAAAAATATACCTTATATTTAAAAATATTATCAATAAACTATTACCTCACGGTAGTTTTTTACAAAAAATATGTACCAAATTAGCAAATATAATATTCAAAATATTAATAAAAAGTTATAGAATACTCAAGTATATCTATCATTCTATTAAAACTATTAAAAAAAATAAGGATAACTAACATGGATTCATTGAAAATATTACATAGAATTTATTTTGGATTCGATGGTAAAGTAGATTTATACCAAGAGTATTTAAAAAATTGGGAAGAACAACTTCCTGATTATAAAATTATACATTGGAATGCTGATAATCTTCCTATTACTATTTGTGAATATACTAGAGAATTATTCAAAGAGAAAGATCATGCTTTTTTAAGTGATTATTTTCGTTGGTGGGTTCTTCGTGAGTATGGTGGCATATATTTAGATGCTGATATTGAAATTATTAATGGAGAAAAATTTAATATATTGGTAGAAGAGCTAGAAAATAATTCCGAATATCATTCTTTTATTGGCATTGAAGATATCTCTGGATATACAGCTCATTCTGTGGCCTGTAAAAAAAACTCCCCCTTAACACAGTTTATGTGTTCTATCTATGAGAATATGGGACAGATATATCATTTAAGAAAAAGGAATAAGCTTTTAGCACCTCAATTAACTCTATTATATTTTTATGATCAGGACTCTAGGGAAAATTTTGAAATACCTTCAATTATATCTCCTATTATTATAAACAATATAATGATATACCCACAAGAATATTTTTCACCCCTCGGATATACAAATGAAGGTCCCATACTCCATAACATACATTTAGAAAATGTATGTTTATGTCATCACTTTAGTGGATCTTGGTTGATAAATACCCATAATATAAAACAAAACAAACAACTGCTATTTTCTGATTATTTAAAAATGAATAAAAAATTTTCTATTAAAAAAACTATACTTAGAAATATTAATCCTTCTTTTCAAAAGTCTTTTCTTTTTAAAATTTCTAGAATGTTTTATCGTATCTTGAAATTTATTTATCATGAAATAAAAAATATTTTAAAAAAATGATTGCAAAAAAAATCATTATAATATATAATATAGAACAATATTTAATATTCTTTTTGTATGGCTGCACAAAAGAATATTAAGAAAAACAAAAATTAAAACATTTCTTAGGAGAAAATTCATGCGAAAAAATGGACCTAAGGTAAGAATATCCCGTTATTTAGGGATTGCAATTACAAAAAAAGCTGCAAAAGTTATGGAAAAAAAGACTTATGGACCAGGTCAAGCTGGAGCAACTAAGAAATTTCGTGGTAAAATGTCTGTCTACAAAACACAATTATTAGAAAAACAAAAGGTTCGGGCTCAATATAATATATCAGAAAAACAAATGAGAGATAATTATAAAGAAGCTTCTCGTTTGGAAGGTAATACAGTTGAGCTTTTAGCGCAACTTCTTGAACGCCGTTTAGATGCTTTTGTATATCGTGCTGGATTTGCTCCTACTATCTATGCTGCTCGTCAAGCAGTAAATCATGGTCATTTCGAAGTTAATGGGAAAAAAGTTGATATCCCTTCTTATCGTTTACGATTAACAGATATTGTATCTATCAAAGATAAATCAAAAAACAAAGAAGTGTTT
The Spirochaetota bacterium DNA segment above includes these coding regions:
- a CDS encoding glycosyltransferase translates to ANTIDKTDADLIQFDIQSNVDWGNWFTPLSKKLIKDPQQIKDLYFNNISCPTLWSRIIKRNLCLKSIESISPDLHINMAEDFLQCSLIMNLATSYIGIDHKLYYYRINDSSLANSEFTALKIQDSINNKHQVLNILDKKIGLKYTQKIKYTLGGHVLSTMNTLIHKPTVETDISYLLLLFIEVFGEEIYLIHLFNYDIKTIGLFWKYFQSTHSSPIPMNKTIGLFDNNLYIGGGQKVSSLLIAEFTKRGYSIVLFTEEKPHPNDFDTSTIKKRIVLNGSLLEKISLLKSSIQKYNLDLFITQEYIHKDHLEIIAIIKTLNKKIIYCIHSNLLLTDYYKNEIFLMNIYQFLIYDAFICLYPQSLLYWRNLGFSNAYYLPNPLDIESYKNIPSTLSQNTILWVGRLDINKNPLATLHAFHKALPNFHDSTTKLLILGDGDLYTLLQQYIKEHDLQKNVFLLRNQNSHLYYSNTSLHISTSKTEAFPMVIAEAKSYGIPTLMFELPYIAFHNTKGLISIPQNDIVGLAKKMCELLNNPTYLKELGKQALESLEEFNTDTTMDKWELLIQAVYKNQTKIPELEIIIKESDTVELFNIINNILFLQEKNNTLTISEQQLLKIYLIFKNIINKLLPHGSFLQKICTKLANIIFKILIKSYRILKYIYHSIKTIKKNKDN
- the rpsD gene encoding 30S ribosomal protein S4 yields the protein MRKNGPKVRISRYLGIAITKKAAKVMEKKTYGPGQAGATKKFRGKMSVYKTQLLEKQKVRAQYNISEKQMRDNYKEASRLEGNTVELLAQLLERRLDAFVYRAGFAPTIYAARQAVNHGHFEVNGKKVDIPSYRLRLTDIVSIKDKSKNKEVFNNAVNDGSIVIPAYIERDTIKISGKFVYFPTRAEVPTIGDIPLIIEYYSR